A portion of the Pagrus major chromosome 8, Pma_NU_1.0 genome contains these proteins:
- the uri1 gene encoding unconventional prefoldin RPB5 interactor 1, whose translation MAERGQMNVEHVDGVVRLREEHEKVVIDCESRIQHWKKVSGDYEALSDRLETLPEQLSYDIMVPFGPLAFMPGKLVHTNEVTALLGDNWFAKCSAKQAQKIVSHRMKYVKKELDDLSKTMKNFEARVSLAKNLESMSASKGDYVDIREDAGNNDAALTKGKQRIAHKPNSKPKLDAVLDVKEEDEEDDEGSKKSVLTEEELWARLDELEKLEELQDDQDRLSDNAEMNGEDTSSSSSEEEKEGQAEPRVNGLSLKPSWSSVPHSKAPPSVDRKEDEDDEESDCLPTIFFSHTVEPKKVRINTGKNTMLKFSERKEQKEHSKRKKKNGHSHHELHKITTPADIYRLFVDVKNGELIPRKSILKSRSRENSVCSDTSESSAADFDERRMVGRSFSHDEATHSDTSDGITEEDSPTAIPLHPTSRFEAFSGTVVEKDPMPLAVPHLTIAPPALPTILERKQEEVAPDPPPPQEPPKRVSKFKAARLQQK comes from the exons GAAGAAGGTGTCAGGTGACTATGAAGCCCTGAGTGACCGCCTTGAAACTCTTCCAGAGCAACTGTCTTACGACATCATG GTGCCGTTTGGCCCTCTGGCCTTCATGCCTGGTAAGCTGGTGCACACCAACGAGGTCACGGCGTTGCTCGGTGACAACTGGTTCGCCAAGTGCTCTGCCAAACAGGCTCAGAAAATTGTCAGCCACAGGATGAAAT atgtGAAGAAGGAACTAGATGATCTGTCGAAGACGATGAAAAACTTTGAAGCCAGAGTTAGCCTGGCAAAGAATTTGGAAAGCATGTCAGCC aGCAAAGGAGATTATGTTGACATAAGAGAAGATGCCGGAAACAATGACGCTGCTCTCACCAAAG GAAAGCAAAGAATAGCTCACAAACCAAATTCTAAGCCCAAGCTGGATGCCGTGTTGGATGtaaaagaggaggatgaggaggatgatgaagggAGCAAGAAAAGCGTCTTGACTGAGGAGGAGCTGTGGGCTCGATTGGACGAACTCGAGAAACTGGAGGAGCTACAAGACGACCAGGACAG GTTATCTGATAATGCAGAAATGAACGGTGAAGACACGTCATCCTCTTCCTccgaggaggagaaggagggacaGGCTGAGCCTCGGGTAAACGGCCTGAGTCTGAAGCCCAGCTGGAGCTCAGTGCCTCACAGTAAAGCGCCGCCCAGCGTCGACAGGAAAGAGGATGAAGACGACGAGGAAAGCGACTGTTTGCCGACtatctttttctctcacacagTCGAACCCAAGAAG GTGAGgataaacactggaaaaaacACCATGCTGAAGTTCAGCGAAAGGAAAGAGCAGAAGGAACACTcgaagaggaaaaagaaaaacgggCACTCCCATCACGAACTCCACAAAATCACAACACCAGCCGACATTTACAG GCTGTTTGTGGATGTGAAGAACGGGGAACTCATCCCGAGGAAGTCCATCCTGAAGTCACGCAGCAGAGAGAACAGCGTCTGCAGCGACACGAGCGAGAGCAGCGCGGCCGACTTCGACGAGCGCCGGATGGTCGGACGCAGCTTCAGCCACGATGAGGCGACGCACAGCGACACCAGTGACGGCATCACAGAGGAAGACAGCCCCACAGCGATCCCGCTGCACCCCACCAGCAGatttgag gcttTTTCAGGCACGGTGGTAGAAAAGGACCCGATGCCTCTGGCTGTCCCACATCTCACCATCGCTCCACCGGCTCTGCCGACTATActggagaggaaacaggaggaggTGGCGCCCGACCCCCCTCCGCCCCAGGAGCCCCCAAAAAGGGTGTCGAAGTTTAAAGCTGCCAGGTTGCAGCAGAAGTGA